The window ATGCACCAAGagctacaactacatgtacatccaTCGAGCCTAGACGGCTATACTATACATCAATATACACCCGACTACTAtcccatccccccccctccccacaTCGTCCCGTCCGTTGACGACGCAGCGAGCACCACCGGTGAGAGCTGCGTGGGCATCACCGATTTCGAGTCATTacgacatcgccgccgcACGCTGGGCTAAAGCGCCCCCAAAACAAAGTGCTGCAACTGAGCCTGCTTCTGCCGCCTGATTTTTGACACATCATACCTACGAGCACACCATACCGCTTCGGAGGACATCTCATGTGGGTTTGGTAGTGGAGCGTCTAGGCATCGCTAGCCTGCGGACTGCTGCTCGAAAAGAGCTTTCCATCCATACCGTGCCCGTAATCTGCTGGATCAgcagcccccccccctctcctccctaCTTCTGCTGGAAGCCCCCTGGGAAATCATATCCTCGTGCCTCATACGCCtgccctcgcctcgcccacCTCAGTCATGGCCGCAGGAAAAGTTCTCGTTTACCTCCTGAGGCGGGACCTCAGGATCGCGGACAACCCAATCTTGCACCATCTTGCAACCTCGACGGACCACGGATTCACTCACTTACTCCCCATCTACGTCTTTCCCTCTCTTCAAATCGAGGTCTCGGGCTTCGTAAAAGACGGCGAGTCGTCGCCCTACCCCGAGGCTCGGAGTCGAGTGGGAAAGTACTGGCGATGCGGTCCGCACCGGGCCAAGTTCCTCGCCCAGTCAGTCTGGGACCTCAAGGACAGTCTAGAGCGCCTGAGCAGCGGCCTTCTCGTTCGAGTGGGCGACGTTCGCGACGTGCTTGAGCATCTGCTGGAGGCCTTCGGGGCCGCgcccgccgcgcccgccgtcgatgccgtctgGATGACGGAAGAGCTGTCCTCGGAGGAGAAGCACGAGCAGGATGCAGTCGCTGCCTTGTGCTCCGAAAGCGGAGTTGATTTCAAACTCTGGCCTGACGAGAAATACTTTGTCGACGAGTATGTCTTTGCTGCTCGTCTTCGCCCGAGTCGACGCGGAAAGCTGACCAATTTCTAGCCGGGACACGGGTCTGGTCGGGTACGGAGACTTGCCCGACATTTTCACCTCCTATCGCAAGCTGCAAGAACCCTTGCGGGAGCGGCCTCGTGCCGCCATGCCGCCTCCTGAagcctcgtccttgccccCCTTTCCGGCTGCCTCCTGGATCCCCCCGCAGCACCACCCCTTTTGCGTGCCACAgagcctcgacgacctcgaagCTCGACTCCTCGAgcccctcgacgacatcgtgGCCAACCCTCCTCCGTTCCCCCCCGGCGCCACCTCCGGACATCCCTTCCGCGGTGGTGAGACGGCAGCCTTGGACCGTCTACGCCACCTCATCGAGTCCGGCGCCATGACGTCGTACCAAACCACGCGCAACGGCCTTTTGGGGTTGGATTTCAGCACCAAGCTGTCGGGCTATCTAGCCCTCGGCTCCCTTTCGGCCCGACGGATTCACCAGGAGTTGCTCGGGTTCGAAGATGGGACCGATCCGTCCTACGAagcggccgacggcttcgGCAAGGGTGAGAACGAGGGGACGGCGGGCGTACGCTTCGAATTGCTGTGGCGGGACTACATGCGGCTGTGCACGGCCAAGTTTGACACCAAGCTGTTCAGCCTCGCCGGTTTCAAGCAGGATGCAAGTTACGACAAGAAGTggaagacggccgacgagaaggcggcgacggcgagccaggAGCCTTCGGCCGAGAAGATATCGAGCATCCTGGAGAGGTTCCTGACGGGAACGACGGGCATGGGCCTCATAGATGCCTCCCAGCGCGAGCTCTTCCTCACCGGATACACGTCAAACAGGGCGCGGCAGAACTCGGCCAGCTTCCTCGCCAAGCATCTCAACATCGACTGGCGGTACGGAGCCGAGTGGTACGAGATGCAGCTCATCGATTACGACGTGTCCTCGAACTGGGCAAACTGGCAATATATCTCGGGCGTCGGGAACGATCCTCGGGGCGACGCCCGCATCTTTAACCCCGTCAAGCAAGCGTTCGAGTATGACAAGGAGGGTGCCTACGTTCGCACCTGGGTGCCGGAGCTTGCAGGCCTCGAGAAGGATGAGAACGTCTTCCAGGTGTGGACGACAGACACGTCAGAGTTGGAACAGTTGGGGCTCAAAGACAACATGATGGCGACGGATCCGATCAAGCGGATTGAATTTACCGTCGACCGGAAGCCGAGGGGGCCCCGACGACCATTTtcccggcgacgaggtcgaggacgggcaCGAGGGCAAGGACAGAGCGGTGGCCGAGGACAACGCGGACGCGGTCCAGGGCGGAATGGCTCGAGCTCCAACGtggatgccgatgccgatgctgaCGGCAACGCGGATGCCGAGGGTACCGCGGGCCAAGGCTCGTCAGATGCGGCCAATGTCGTTCGCAGCACGAGCCCTCCGAGGGGCGCTCCGAGGGGTCCTCGCCGGGGAATATATTTTCGCGGCAGGCACAGCCGGTTCGGTGGGAGAGCCGGCAGAGGCGGTTACAACAACAGCGGCGCGAGAGGACGAGGCTACTACGAAGCCCAAGTCGAGCACCCGCAGGGAGGCTACGGTCCGGGAGGCGGGATGGTCGTGGGCTATCCGGCTCCCATGTACTATCCGCAGCCGCCAATGTATGGTCCGCACCCGGGCATGCCGACGGGCATGGGCCCGATGATCTGATGAAGAGCGACGCGGCGCAGCAGACCCTCAAGAGAGCAGGCCGGGATACGGGTGGATGGAGCAGCATTTTCGATATCATTCACGGAGCGGGTGCATTTCGTGCTGAGCATACTCGGACGCTACGCTGTGTATGGTCTGGACAGGATGCAAGCGAGGATGGGATATACGGGACAGCCTCGGCTTTCGTTTTTGATGGTGGTGGTCACAGCGCATGAATATTTTGTTTACGAGCACTTGTTAGCATCTCGACATGGACTGGTCCAATGGATTCATTTCCACTTCTCTCGAGCTAGCCTGTTGGATCGCCCTCCGGCTCGGTcgaggcaacggcggcgacgggagaAAGGAGAGCGCGTGGGAGGGGTGCGGCTCGGATTTCAACCCATGGCTTCTGGCATGTCTATTGATCTAATCCAGCAGAGCGCGTGGAAGGGGTACGGCTCGCACGCCAGTCCATGACCTCGGATGGCTATCGATCTAGCccatcttcttctccttgtcGGCGATGAAGAAGTCCTTGCCGGTCGTCGCCTTGTACTTGTCGCGGATGAAATCGGAgatggcctcgtccttgaccTGCTCCGCCGCGTTCTCGTTGCTCTGGTCACCTTCCTTGAGGACCTTTTCCTGAAACATGTCGACGGCTAAAGCAGGAGTCTTGTCAGCCATTGTTGATTCTCTCTGCACGGAGAGGCGGGGTTTGCGGGAGAGAGGGAAGGAGATTGTGATTGGGATTGGGCATTGGAGATGGAGGGTGGAAGCGACCTTTGTCGAGGCCATCCTCGTTCTCCTCGCCTTGCTTGCCACCACCAGCCATGTCGTTGACCTTGTTGAAGATGGCGCCACCGGGGCCATTGTCCTTGCTAGCCTCGCTGGCGATCTTGTTGACGAAATCCATGATGACGTAGATGAGAGAGGCGATACGTAGGGGTTGGATGGAAAGAGTGGGAAAGCAACTGGGAAAAGTGTCTGGCGAGGAGGGTGGATGGCGAGCAATGACGAGGTGACGTTGTGGGATAGGACACACTAGcagatatatatatttacaTACTTATGCCCTGCGGATGGCCGGCTACTACGcgagcatcgtcgacggcagatGACGACAGATCTCCCGGATCGCCACCTGTGGGTCGCACTGCTCCCGTTCCGGCGGCACCCCTCCCTCCCATATGTCTCCTCACCTTTCCTtcccccctctctccccgCTTCTCCATCCCCCCCTCTCCGTTTGAGCAAGCAGTAAATAGGTGTAACAGTGGCAATAATGCTTGTCCGACTCGTGCAATGTGCGTATCATACGGGGGAAAGAAGAGGGCACCGCCAAAGAGTGGTTTCAGCTCGTCATGGAATTGAGTGACGTCGTTCGTTGGGCGGGGTAGAAACGCACGAGTCACGCTTCGGATTATTTTTACCCCGGAAATtcacagcaagtacggtacaagtactcgcgggtacagtacggattTATCAATACCTataccgagtacggagtaattacagtacaagcactttcttacatgtacggagtacagtaagtacttacagtaagtacaagtgagtaagtaggtgtaaggagtacggagtcatATATTGCAGTACGCAAGTATTACATCCGTACTCTACAGAGTCCTTTCTCTGTGCACCAAAAATGACCGCGATAACCATGCATGGCACAGTTGCAAGTTCTTCACCAAGTACCTGAAGGCAAGGACCGGGGTTGCGCCACAGGCATGGAAAGAACAGGCTGCAGACGCGGACCAGTCATGAACAAGACCTTTCTCGCACTCTGGAACTTGTTGCTCCCACGACAAGCATGGAAATGCAACTTGCTCGGAGTAACGCATATCATTGTTGCCTTACGAGAACCTGTAATACCTCTTAATtacagtgcaagcaagtacaatcccgcaTTGTAACGCTAGGGTGGGGCCGAGGGCCGAGGCAGACATGGTGCCAGGAAGCGTGTCAGATGTCTCGCGGCCGCTCTGCGCTCCGGCACGATGGCAGTTTCCCCATCACAATCATCATGCTGGTGGGAAAAGAGTATTCCTGACGCAGATATTCGACGGCGTGAAACCGTCAGGAGAGCAGAGGTTTTCGGACGGTGTAAGCGTAAGCAGGGCAGATTGTGCAGGGTCCGGGCGAGCGACCAGATATCATCGTTCGACCTTGTTGAATCAAGCTGGCCGCAAGGGCCGATGAGCTGGTGCAGCCCGGTGGCGAGAGTGAAATTTCAAATAGGCTCGTCATCCCAAGCACTACTTGTCGGCCAGAGGCACCATCAGAGAATGTCAGCTGCCGCCATGGTGGAGGGAGGCATCAACGAGCCTCTGCATCTACCGCCGCAAGGTGAGGGGGGTGGCCTTATGCTTCTTCACATTTTTCTGCCTCCCGCGTCTGACATGACGTTGAATGAACCGGCCCTGACCGGATTGGGTGCCGCACAAGAATATCGAGAGAGAAGTAACCCTGCATCCGAGACGAACCGAGCACTTGAAAATGCGCACGTTCTGTTGGCTTGTCGTTGAAGTgtcgcggcggcgcgctcatgcattcgtcggcgagcaagcATTTGCATCCAAAGCGGCCCTCGGATCCCAGACAGAAATCGAGCGGGTTCGAGGCACCGCCTTCCGAAATCAGCAGCATCGTGGTGCCgtgatggccgccgccgacgtcacTAGAGGAGGCCGTACTCGTGGTCGTCCCCCGTCACCATCGGTCACCTTCGTCCTTCCCGCCGCGTCCTGCTCGACCTGGACACCGCACATGGTAACACAGCACCAACACCGACAAGAGTTGAAAGGCATCACCATTAGGCTCAAATGCCGGGCGCATAAATGATTCGTCAGGATGTGCGactcgccatcgcccgaAGTCGACGGAAACGAGCTCCTCGTGTCTCCAGGACGTTTCCCCGGTCTTCGCGTTACGTCCAACGTTGGAGTGCTGGGGCGCAGAGGTAGAGCAGTACGACTTGCGAGCAGAAGTCGGTCTGGGAGACAGCAGAGGACGTTCGCTGCGCCATGACTGACAATACCCTACGGGCAGTAAGCCTGATTCCGAATACTCTTGGAGAGGGGAGCACACACCAAGCAAGAGAGGGCCGCATTTGACgaacccccctcccctcccccgtGGCGTGCCATGGAATCATGTACCCTTGCGTACGTGCGGACGCAGACTAATACAGCGACAGCCCAACCACAGATGGGATGAATGCTACCGTTGCCGGGCACCTGTAAGTTTTCAAGTCAGCGGTGCGAGAGAATAACGGGCCAGGTTGGGTCATGGGGCCTGCACAACCACAACTCGTGCACACCGTACCGCTCTCTGATGCTTTCCTCGCTTCTTCTTAAGAATGCGCACGAGCACAAGCTGGACGTGCGGTACGCAAGTCCCTCTGGACCCAGCGCGTTCTCCTGCCTCCCGCTTCCTGCCTCTGCTTCCTCCTTTCTGCATCATCGTCCTGCTTCGCTTCACGTCTTTCGTCCGTCCGGCCGATGACTGTCGTCCGCCGTGTCGGCAAGATCAGTCAATACCACGCACGCACGGAAGCAACCGCTGGGGCGTGCAAACCAACATCATCGGCAGCGGTAGGGCGATCGCGGAGGAGGCATATCCACGACGAGGGGGTGGGAGCGTCATTGTTCtccgccctcgtcatccGCCCCCGACCAACTCGGCGACACTCGTCGGCGCGCGCCAACTTATGACACGCGGTCGGTTCGCAGGCACATCGTCCGAGGAAttgtccgtccgtccgtcgtcgtcgtcaccggacgccatggccacgacCTGGACCTATCGCGAACCGTACTTTGGACGATGCCTAAACCCGCCCATGATTGTGCAGCCCAGAGGTGGCACCCACACGCACACCGTCATTCTCCTCCACGGCGTCGCCTCCAATGGCCACATATTTGGACACGACCTCCTCACCGCAAgggtgccgtcgtcatccccgCCCGGCTCCCctgcttcctcctcctccataTTTCCCCAGAATGGAAGAACGCTCGACGTTCTCTTTCCCAGCGTCCGATGGGTCTTTCCCACCGCTTTTCGCCATCCCTGCACTGCCATCGAGTCATCTCGCGTCACGCTCTGGTTCGACGTTGCAAGCCTCACCCACCCGGCCCATCAGCAGGCTCTGCAGCGCCGTGGCCTGAGCATCTCTTCGCGcgagctcatcgccatcatccacAGCGAGCTGCGTCGCGTCCCGGCGTCCAACATCATCATCGGCGGTCAGGGCCAGGGGTGCGCCCTGTCGCTCGTCGTACTGCTCTGCCTCGGCTACAggctcggcggcttcgtcggcatGAGCGGCTTCGTGCCCTTCCAGTTCGAGCTCGACATCTTCACCGCCATCGATTCCAgcacgtcgtcctcgtccgtttcctcgtccgacgacgattacgacgacgacgacgatgacgctgAGAAATTCATAGTACTGCAAGGCCCGCCGGTCGAGGCACAGATTTTCATGCGTCATCTGTTGGGTATGACATGCCCACCATGTccggcgagggagacgacggcgtacCGCACTCCCGTCCTCCTAAgccacggcgtcgacgatccCATCATATCCTGCAGTAGGGGAGAGCAGGCGGCGATATCCATCCGAGCGGCCGGGTACCAAGTCGATTTCAGGGCATACGACcagcatggccatggcctcaAAGTCCCCGATCAGATTGATGACATTATCCACTTTTTCCGCACCAGAGTTGGATTGCAGGCGAGAGCCGGTCGAGCGTAAGCGAATGTGATTCTGAGCCTTGACGTCGATGGAATGCATGCCCGCGAATAAGGAGCATCCTTGGCTTCCAATCAAAAGGGCATTGACTGATGATGCGGACGCCACCTCGTGGCAAACCGGCAAAGCCCCCTCGTTTCTTCATTTGGTCCGCATACTTTGTGATTCTATCCGGGCCTTTCAGCGGTACGCCAGCACGAGCATCTGCATTCAGCTTCATGCATCTGATGCATTCTTCAACTCTGCTCATGAATGATGCGCCCAGGCAGACGGTAGGAGATGCTCGCCTGCGGGAGAGGCCGGACACGGTGGTTGCCCTGAAGCTGCTGGAACCAGTCGAGTCTTGATGGAGAATGGCAAAGATTGCCATGCCTCGGCGTGCGGGCGAGACCGAAGCCGGATGTCTTTGCTCTCTTCCCACTATCCGTCATGCCGAATGGAATCAATGGGGAGGCCTGCTTGGTTTTGCGTCGGTGTATTTCGCTGGTCGGCGGGATCCAGCTGGCCTCGCTGCTCCCACTCCGCCGCCCTTTCCGGTGCCACATCAGCTGCGGCCAGTTCGAACGGCGAGCCAATCCGCCAGCAGGCCATACGGCTCACGGTCGGGTCGTTGAGTCACGGCTCGCAAGATGCGAGCGCTGCGGTGCACGCGAGGACTTGAGCCAAGAGTTGGCTTCAAGGCGTCGAGGCAAGGACAGATGTACAATATGCAGCCTGTGCACGTGCACTCGTACTCTCCCAAGTGCATGTCGGCGAGACAGAACGCTAGCACTTGCTGTATTTTGGTT of the Drechmeria coniospora strain ARSEF 6962 chromosome 01, whole genome shotgun sequence genome contains:
- a CDS encoding putative cryptochrome DASH — its product is MSLAVPPSPPQGQATGSLDASRTHLFILFQYEQYLGHVPTCSLYSMHLLLTATEYGGLVHVHVGAVFHVRVLFVIHLALLVRVLVRTSIRVLPIVIAATSQLPTERRPGLVPVDLPLSGLIFPCWWMPENQIHGHAIPTRQRRRLPSNAQDDSSYVYVYVYLQPSSIYLLLRGPPPPLLPTSAGSPLGNHILVPHTPALASPTSVMAAGKVLVYLLRRDLRIADNPILHHLATSTDHGFTHLLPIYVFPSLQIEVSGFVKDGESSPYPEARSRVGKYWRCGPHRAKFLAQSVWDLKDSLERLSSGLLVRVGDVRDVLEHLLEAFGAAPAAPAVDAVWMTEELSSEEKHEQDAVAALCSESGVDFKLWPDEKYFVDDRDTGLVGYGDLPDIFTSYRKLQEPLRERPRAAMPPPEASSLPPFPAASWIPPQHHPFCVPQSLDDLEARLLEPLDDIVANPPPFPPGATSGHPFRGGETAALDRLRHLIESGAMTSYQTTRNGLLGLDFSTKLSGYLALGSLSARRIHQELLGFEDGTDPSYEAADGFGKGENEGTAGVRFELLWRDYMRLCTAKFDTKLFSLAGFKQDASYDKKWKTADEKAATASQEPSAEKISSILERFLTGTTGMGLIDASQRELFLTGYTSNRARQNSASFLAKHLNIDWRYGAEWYEMQLIDYDVSSNWANWQYISGVGNDPRGDARIFNPVKQAFEYDKEGAYVRTWVPELAGLEKDENVFQVWTTDTSELEQLGLKDNMMATDPIKRIEFTVDRKPRGPRRPFSRRRGRGRARGQGQSGGRGQRGRGPGRNGSSSNVDADADADGNADAEGTAGQGSSDAANVVRSTSPPRGAPRGPRRGIYFRGRHSRFGGRAGRGGYNNSGARGRGYYEAQVEHPQGGYGPGGGMVVGYPAPMYYPQPPMYGPHPGMPTGMGPMI